Sequence from the Sulfuracidifex tepidarius genome:
TTATATCAGGAGATATAGGCATGGAAAACTCCGTCTTGTTCCCTGTATAAGTCAAATTTCCGTCTAGATACACTTTATAATATTGTACGTCCGGAGTCTTAGGTATGTAGACCGTCAGGTTTCCATTAGCAACTTCAACCAACGGGAACGGCATTGAAGGGGGTAGGAAATAGTTCACGTTAAGGGTAGATTCCGTGACTCCTGCAGGGTTCCTAGCTATGACTAGTACCTTATACACACCGAAAGGTATCTTGATGAGTGTCCCTGTCAAATTAGAGAAGTTACCGGAATAAACTAAGCTCGTCCTTGAGAAAACTTTCACAGTATAGTTAGAGTAGAGGTTGCTTCCCCACCTTATCAAGAGACCCTTGGATGTGGACTGAGAGTAGAGACTGATCACGGGCTTCCCTACAGCTACGAAATCAAGAACAGATGGAGAGCTATTACCAAGCGAGTTAAAAGCTATCAACTTAACTCTGTAAGCGCTCCCGTTCTGAAGGCCAGTGAAATTGAAGTAGTTCGAGCCATATGGTAACTTGAAGGATTCCCTAAACGTGGAGTTCTCTAGATAGACATAGAAACCCTTCACTGGAGACCCTCCGTCAAACTGTGGGGATGAGAAGTTTATAGACACGTTAAGGTCTCCTAACTTCACTGAAACCACATTTGGAGGATTTGGAACAGCTAGAGGAGTAAAGGTATCTGTAGGAGACCAAGAGCTGTTTCCAGCTTGGTTGTAAGCCATCACACTCACGTCGTAGGTTTGACCGTCAACGAGACCAGTTAGATTATAACTCGTCACGTTTCCCACCTTTATCACGGATTGGATTCCATCATGAGTTACCCTCAAGTAGTAACCAGAGGAGAAGTTAACAGGAGACCATTGAATTAACGCTGTCTCGTTACTGGCTATGACATTAGGTTGTGACGGAACTAACGGAGGAACGTTAATCTTCAGGACGTCTACCACGGATGAAACTTCGCTTGTGTCCCCGTTGTATCCTCCTACAACGTAAAGCTCATTGCCTATCTGGACATATGAAGATTGAAAGAGCGGAGGATTCTCATAATTGTAAGATTGATACCACGACCCGTTTACCATGTAGTACACTCTTCCTTCATCCAGTCCAACTGTGGTGAACATTATTCCTCCAGCTACGAACAAGACACCGTTGAGATATGCGACTTGGGGATAACCCAACTGCATTGGAAAAGGAGTCAAGGAATACCAAGTGTTAGAAGATGGATCATACATTGAAACTTGGTTGGTGTAAGACGCAGAGTAACCTCCTAAGTAACCTCCGACTACTATCAAGTCTGTACCGTTGAAGACGTAACCTCCATCTCCCATTGGATACGGGGCTTCTCCTATCACGTTCCATGAACCAGAAGACGGGTTGAATACCCTCACAGCTGAAGACGGAGGGGTTGCAAAGTATATGGAGGACGTAGTTACGGATCCACCTACAACGTAAATTTCACCGTTGTACACGAATATGTAGGAGCCGTAAGCTGGGTTAGGTTCAGGCTGTCCAACAGAAGACCAAGAAGTACCGTTGAAGACGTAAACTACATCGTTTATCTTTCCCGAGGGGAGAACCCCACCTATTACGTATATTTTACCTTGATAAACTACTGCAGAAGGAAAGCATAAGTTGACCGGTATTGGGGGCAAAGGCTGCCAAGTGCCACCTTGATACTCAATGACGTTGCTTCCTAAGTTGGTATTTTCTCCAATTAAAACCAAAGAATTATCGTATGACACGCTCGTATCTCCAAATATAGGTTGGGGAAGAGAGATCTGGGACACTTGAACTCCGCTAATCGATGCTGATGCTATTGGAGATAGAAATGATATGAGAGACAGAACAAAGACGAGGGCAATGGAAGCATGTCGCCACTTCATAATACAGAGTGCAAGAAATCACATAAAAGTATATCGCGAAATATTCTGATTTGCAATGTTTTTAGGCTAAAAATATCTCCTTATTATTCTATAAGTAAAATCTTGCATTATTAAAGATAATTTAAGAAAATATGGGTCAACCCTCAGCTTCGAAGGGACGTAGATCTCCCTCTTGCCCGTCGTTATACCTTTCCATATAGCCTTAGCTACCGCTTCAGGTTCAACGGCGAACTTATCGAAACCGTTCTGGGCCATGGAAGAGAAGGAAGGGTGAGAGGTGAAATTGGTCTTGACAGGACCGGGGTAAACTCCAGATACCTTAATTCCAAGCTTGGACACTGTTGCCCAGAGGGAATTAGTGAAGCTCGACAGACCCGCCTTAGTGGCTGAGTAGACTGCTAGAGTAGTTGTGGAAACATAAGCTGCCTCGGAAACGACGTTCACTATAGAGCCTTCCTTTTGCTTGAGCATGTAAGGTAAAACTAGCTTAGTGATCACAATAGGAGCTAAGAAGTTAGTCTTGATCATGTACTCTTCTTCCTGTAATGGGGTGTCAGTGAACTTACCGTAAACACCGAAACCCGCATTGTTGACAAGTACGTCTATCCTTCCAAACCTAGATACAGTGTCCTCCACGACCTTAGCTACTGTCTCCCTGTCTATGACGTCCACTGACAGCTTCACGTCTCCAATATCGGGGGTTGACCTTGAGATAGCTATCACGGTGAAACCTTTATCTTTAAGCATACAAACCGTACTCCTGCCTATACCCTTAGACGCTCCAGTTACTATTGCAATAGGCACATTAACTACTCTCTTTTCGGCAATAAGAAGGTTTGTCTCATTAGTCTAACAAGCGAACTGAGTTTCCCTTTGCGTGAGGGACTCTCGTGAAGGCCAGATGCCTTATTCAAGCGGATTTCGAAGTTAAATTAGACCTCTCCGCTGTAGCAAGTAGTTAACTATCCTGATAACAGAAATGAGTATCATTGAGAAGACAATCAAGGTTGCTGCTGCGGTCACTGAAGCGTTGAAGTATGTCTGAAATTCGTTGTAGATGTAAATCGAAGACGTACAGTCTCCGTTGAATACCCAACCTGTCACATAAGGAGCTATTATGACCACTGACCCGAACTCACTTATTGCCCTTGCAACTGAAGTAAGCCCACCAGATAACATGCCTCCCAAAGACCTGCGAAGGACTACCCTAGAGAAAACGTAGAATTCTGAGTACCCGAAGCTCATTGCGTAGATTTCAGGATCGTCTGGTAGGGACTTGAAGAAGTTCTCCATCGACCTTATGTAGATAGGGGAAGTTACTATCATGAGGGCCAGGAAGACCCCCAGATAAGAGTAGTAAAAGACTATCCCGTGGTAATAGAGGAACTTCCCGAGGGGAGTTATCGGACTGTCTATGAAGACTAACGCGACTCCAACCAATGGATGAGGTATGGAGGCGGGGATGTCAACTATCGCTTCAACTATAGGATTGGAATGTCTCGCTAGAAAGTATGCTAGGGGAGTGAAGATACCTACGACGGTCACCACGCTTACTCCAGCTGAGAAGAACGTAAACTCTATTGAAGAGACCAAGAGCTTGTTCAATACCTCCTTAGAGACGAGGAAGGGACCGTAACCGTAGTAAAGTAAGTAAACTATAGGAAGAAGGAGGAGGATTGCGGAAAAAATTGAGATTAACTTAAGCGTATTCACCTTAGGCCGCACTGAAGTTCCCTCCATATGTTAGCTCTCCATTATTTAACATGTTCAGTATTTGTGAGGGAACGTCCGACTTCGACTGGTAGTAAAGGACGGGATGGGTTATCGGGGTTACGCTGAACTGGGAGAGCTCGTTCACGTTCTTGACCAAGAATTCTATGAAGTTTATTGACTGGTTCACGTTAGATGCTCCTTCAGGAATCGTGATATAGAGGTAGACAGGTCCTCCCGGTATGGTGTAATGTTCCCCGCTCTCAGTTATCACGTAAGAGAACGAGTGGTACCACGATAGCTCGTTAGGATAGTAGCCGAAGTTAAGCCAGTGAGGAAGCTTGAGGTACATGAAATGTTGGGACACTGCATAAGACACGTAAGAGAAGACGAAGTCCAAGGTTCCAGCCTTCAAGTCTGGCACGAAGTTAGCCGTAGAAGGTGCAGTTTTGACTTCATGTGATACGTTATATGCTAGGTTACAGTAATAGTACTGATTGTGATCAGGGGAATACAACTTTCCTGCCATTTGAAGTATCAGGTCACCGTACAGACCCTCTGGGTCACTGCTAGGGATCGATATCCCCATGGAGAAATGTGTAGACAACAAGGTAAAGAAATTGTTCCAGTAAGTCGTCTCGTTGGTTTTCATTGCCATAGTATAGTTGGAGTATAACTGACCCCAGTACGGGTTCATTGTAGTTGCGTTAGTGTAAACTAGTGACATGTGGTCTGAGATGAATGCTATAGCCCAACCCGGATCCCTTGTATCTTCCAACTGTACTGCTTGGATGAATGCAACTGGCACGAAGAGGTTAGTTGGGACGGGTGTCTCTTTCGCTATCTCTCCTGCAAGCCCGAACGAACCACCCGGCACTACTTTAACCGTAACTCCAGTGCTTTTCTGGTATTGAGATGCCAGGTAGTTGAAGATCGCTTTGTATGCACCAGCAACGTAAATAGTTAAAACCGTTGAAGTAGTCGGAACTGAAGAAGTTGTTGAAGGTGAGGAACTTGTTGTTGAAGACGTAGTGGAACTGTGCTTGGTTGTGAGATAAATTCCTATTCCTGCTATCGCTACTAAAATTATTACTACTATAACCACAGCTTGTATTTTTGATAAAGCCCTCTCCTTGTTTGACTTTCTTCTGAGTGTCATACTATGTTTCTAGAGAAATATTTCCCTATAAACTTTTTCCAAGTTAGTCTACTTAATATATTTAATTTAATTAAAGTATAATTTAGACAATAACTTATTTAGAAGAACAAGAAAGTCTTTTTTTCTCTAGCTAAGATATCTTAGAAAATTTTATTTGATAAGACAGTCTCTACTAAGAATAGGAATTCCTTAGAAACTGAATTAAAGGAAGAATAGGCCTACAAGTTCCTCAAGATGTCCTCAGAAAGAGCATCGAAAATAACGTATAGAGACTGAAGGATCTTAACTGTAACATCGAATCTCCTGCTTCCTAGAGTCCAACGGATTCACTTATTTTTACTTTCATTTCCACTTTCTCCTACATTTTTTATTTCATTCATTATTTCCTCTTCATAATTCTCCAATTTTTTACTCTCTTCCTCCAGTCTTCCTAACCTGATCTGGTTTTCTTTACTTATGGACAATTTACCATCTGGGCTTACATTTACCTTTAAATCTATAGATAATCCACCGTGCATCAACACGTTCCTGTATTTCAGGACTTCGCTGTGATACGAGTTGAAGTAAGACGTCACCAAATTATCGCATTTCTCATATTTGTTATCTTCAGCGTCAAATGTTCCGCCTCCTCTCAATTTCATGCAGAAGGCTACCGGTAGTTCTCTAGCTAGGGAGAATGCCTTATCGTACATCGATGCGTCTATGTAAAGTTTCAGCAATTTCATAAGTGAAGTGATGTCGTCTTCCATGTTTGATGTTATTCTCTCCACTTTGAACGTGGAGTAGAAGTTCGATAGGACTATCTCTCTGACGTCAAGCGTCTGGTGTTTGTACCATTCGCTGAAGAAAGACCTCAACTTATCGACGTCTTGTTTTATACTTTCAATGTTTTCGTTTACATCCTCAATGTCACGCATGGCGTTGACCGAAAATCCGTTCCTTATGTCGCGAAGAAGGTTAATCACCTTCCCAGGATCTGCTCCCTTTATATTCTTTATAACATAGACTTCATCCCCATTGAACGTGTTGGGGTTCAATCCTCTCAGGCTGGAACTATAGTCTTTGAAGTACCTTTCATCTAATTTCTCTATGGAGGAAGATATCATGAGGGAGTCCTTAGTAGCCTTCACCACTTCGGTGAGGTCTAACACTCTCACTTCCTGTGTACCAGGGTTCCCTATGACTGGAGCAGAGAAGAAGCTGGAGTTAAAGAGAGAACCTACGCTTAAAGTGATGGACACTAAGACGTTTGTGCCGTGAGTTAGGTCGACGAGGAACTCGTCGCAATCGTCAGACTCCAATTCTTTGAAAACTGAGTATATAACGTTAAACACGAAGGTTGGATTACCCTCCCTCTTATAGGGTTTTTTAACGACTCCACCGCCGTTTTTGCCGTCTTCATTAACCACTACCTCACCGTTACGGCTTAACGTAGCAGAACCAACGCCTATGTTAGGGATATATCTAACTTCCATCTTTTGTATGAATTCTTCCAGTCCTTTCTGTTTGTCTTCACTTAATTGGCTCTGTAATTTTGAGGCCCTTTTTCTCAATAAGTCTCTATAAGCTTTTACCAGGTTATCAACATTCACACTATTTCCTTCTTCAACTATTAAGCTGTCAGGCAAAAGGGCGACAACTCTATCCGGATTAAGCACCTGAGAGAGGGCATGTGCGGCAATGAAAGTAAATTCCTCTCTCCCGTTTATGATATATCTTACAGGATTATAATTATTTACATCTCCTGCAATGTATAATAAACATTTCATATAATCTATACATGTTTACTGTACTAAAAAATACTGTAGCCAATTTTTCCTAACCCTCATGTTTCTTAACTATTCTCTATTTTTAGTTCTCCTAGATTTTACGTAATAAAACAGTTACCAAATTAAGACGAAGCTTGGAATTTCACTATGTGATAAACTTGTAAAAAAAGTTTGGTAAAAACATGGGACGCAAACGAAAGGAACTTGGTAGGAATACAGTGAACTCACCCCGCCCTTACGGACGGGGCTTCCTGATTCACGGCTCTACCTTGCCAGTACCGATACCGGTAGAGGGCGGAGCTCCACATCTAAGGGTCGCACCGACCCCGATCTACGCAAGATGTTCAGGGAGGCGTTGTAATCACGGTCAGTCACCCAACTGCATCGTGGACAGGAGAACACTCTGTCAAGGTTAGGTCTTCCCTCACGTAACCGCATTTGGCGCAGGTTTTGGACGTGTAGGGTGGGTCCACAAGGAGGAGTGCCTTACCGTGCTTCTCCATCTGGTACTTCAAGGTGTTCTTCAGCTCGCGGAAGGCGACGTCGTGGAGCCTGAGCCTCAACTTCCTGGGGGACTTGTCCACGAGCTCCTTGACTTGTATGTCCTCCATCACGACGTCGTAGTTCCTCGCGAAGTGTTTGCCCAGCCTCATGTAGATGTGTCTTTCCTCAGGTTCCTGAGGTGTTCGTATGCCTCGGCTAACTTGACCTTCGCCTTGAACCAGTTCTTGGAGAGGAACTGCTTCCCGGACAGGATTCGGTGTAGGTGCCTCACCTTCCACAAGGCATTCTCGTAAGGCTTCACGTTGGGGAAGTACTCCCCATGGGACGTGGTCAAGAGCTTCTCCACCCCCACGTCCAGTGCCGTGATCTTGTTGACTTTAGGTAGCTTGGGGAACTCGTAATCGACCAAGAAGGAGATGTAGACCCTCTCCGAGGGGTCAACTTCACGACCACTCTCTTTACCTTATCGAGGGGGAAGTCCCTGTGCACGAGGACCTTGAAGACTCCCAGGTGGGAGAGGCTCAGCTTCATCAACTCCTTGGGGTGGCCGTCGCTTCTTTACTATTCTTCCTGATTATCTTCACGCTCAGACTTTCCACCCGCTCTGATAGACCAGGGAAGAGTACTTGTGGGGCTTCTCCTTGGGGAAACGCGCTAATCCATTGAAGAACCTCTCCCTAGCCTCGTAGAAACGATCCGCAACGTTCTGAGCATGAGAGTGCATTTGTTGATACTCCCCGTCCTGCTTCCTCAGGTCCAAGGCGAGTTGCCTCAACTGGGTTTGATTCAGACCTTTCCCATCTCTTTGGTAGAAATAGGAATCTGCCCAACGCAGGGTGTTTTACACCTCACACGCCATCCTCAACTGGGCCTTTAACGCCCTCAACGTTTGAGAATTTGTGTAAGCTCGAAACCTGAATCCTACGTCAGGCATTAGGAGATTTTTGAAGAGCCTATATTTAAATATGAGGGCTATCCATCCCCTCCCTGACGGAAGGGGACTTCCGCCCCCTTTGAACCCCCTATGAAGATAAAAACATCAATTTATTAAACAATTTATCACTCCTTTTAGCAAAACTCATTTTAGACTTCGTCTCCCCCGGTAAGGTATTGCTCAACCATGTTATAGATCTCTAACCATGAATAACCTTTAGATGAGAGCCTGAACTCTCCGTTCACGTTGAGGACTAAACCTTGTCTGCACATTTCGTCCAGTATCTTTTTGCCTCTGTCCACGGGTAAGTTAGATGAGGTACATATCTCAGTTATTTTCCTTCTGCCGTTCTTTATAGATATGAGTATGTCCATGACTATGTCATGTCTGCATCTGTTCAAATGGATCCCTCATGGATCTCCTTTTTTAAGTTCTCTAAGATAGTCGAGGTAGTTGTCGAAGGCAATTTTGTTCACTCATAATTTGTGAGTTTGTCTTTTTAAGATAACATAACATCATGTTTAACTATGGAAGAGTCATCTCTTAAAGAAAGCGATAATAAAAAGAGGTTATCCATAAGCGGAGGCTTCTCTCTGGACGGAAACTTGAGAGACTACTCCATCCTAGAGATAAAGGGGAGTGCTGAAATAGCTGGTAACGTTTCAGCACAGACCTTTGAGGTTTCCGGTAGCATAAAGTGTCAGGACTTAGAGTTTGATCAAGGTGAGGTATCTGGCAGTGTTAAGGCAAACGAGTTGACGGGAAACAAACTGGAAATAAACGGTTCTCTGAAGGCTGGAAAGGTCAATGTTAAGGAAATAGAAATAAACGGAGAACTGAAGGCTTCAGAGGTAAACGCTGAAAAGGTTATAGTGGGCAAGAAGTCAAGGGTCATTGGAACTGTAATCTGCACAACACTTGAATTGAAGAAGGAAGCTGAGGTAGATTCAGTGATAGCTAAAGACGTAGATATGGGTGTAAGCTCCTCGGTAGATAGCTTGGAATGCTATACTTGTAAGATAGGACCTAAAGCTGAAGTTGAGTTCCTCAAGTACGTCGTCTCAGCTCAGATAGATCCAGAGGCGAAAGTGAGACATTCAGCCAAAGTAGATAGGATTTCAAAGGACTTTGATCAGAGTAAATAGATTTAATCAAGAAATTATTATAATTACAAATTGATATTGATAAAAAGTCAGATAGCTATATTTTTACATGTCGGTTTCTCAATTAGCAAAGGAGTCTCAAGGCATTTCCTTAACCTACCTTAGATCCACGCTGGACAGACATCGGTCTTAATAATTGAGTCTGTATTTCCTTGCACACGTCATAACCTTGCAGAATATGAAACACCAGGTTCTATAAGGGACCACTTTTTAGAGATTCCAATTCCTTATAGTTTTTGATAAGTAAGAGTTTTTAACTCTACATTTATATTTTTCGACGAATTATTTCATTTTCTTTTATCTAAAAATTAAAAAATCCTCTACATGGTTAATCCGTTAAACTTTTATACTGAAATTTCTCAACTACGTTGGGGATGGCGTCCCCCCGGGTTAGCCCGAACCGCCCTAGAGGCTGATGACGCCTACTTCTTCAGGTGATTAAAATGCTTCAAGTGCTTGAAGAAACGGCGGTTCAGATCGTGGGGGTGCTGATACTCTCTCCTCTAGTTGTGGGAATTTATGAGAAAAGTAAAGCCAGAGTGGAAGGAAGGGTAGGACCTAGAGTCCTGCAACCTTTCTACGACTTGAGTAAGCTTTTCAGGAGGAAAGAGTTAGTGATTCCTGAAAACGCTTCCACTCTCTTCTTGTACGCTCCTTACATAGCCATGGGGATTTACCTGACGATCTCCTTCGTCATCCCGGTAGTCTACCCAGAGCCTATTTACCTCACTCCTACAGTGGACTTCCTCGGCGGTGCGATACTTTTCTCACTCGCTGGTTTCATAAAGAGCGTGGGAGCTTTAGACACCGGAAGTAACTTCTCAGCCTTAGGTGTCTCGAGGGGTCTGTCCTTTTCGTATCTGTCAGAGGCAACCCTGATAACTGTTTTCTTTGGAGTAGCGCTGATAACCGGGACTAACAATCCTTACGTCACCCTGTCCTACCTGGTCTCAAACCCCGAAGCTTACCTTTCCATAGACCACATACTGATTACAGTGGCTTTCTTCATGTTATGGCTCTTCGAGACCGGAAAATTGCCAGTCGAGAGCTCTGGGTTGTCAGAGATGGGAATGATAGACGGTG
This genomic interval carries:
- a CDS encoding winged helix-turn-helix domain-containing protein; amino-acid sequence: MNRCRHDIVMDILISIKNGRRKITEICTSSNLPVDRGKKILDEMCRQGLVLNVNGEFRLSSKGYSWLEIYNMVEQYLTGGDEV
- a CDS encoding substrate-binding domain-containing protein yields the protein MTLRRKSNKERALSKIQAVVIVVIILVAIAGIGIYLTTKHSSTTSSTTSSSPSTTSSVPTTSTVLTIYVAGAYKAIFNYLASQYQKSTGVTVKVVPGGSFGLAGEIAKETPVPTNLFVPVAFIQAVQLEDTRDPGWAIAFISDHMSLVYTNATTMNPYWGQLYSNYTMAMKTNETTYWNNFFTLLSTHFSMGISIPSSDPEGLYGDLILQMAGKLYSPDHNQYYYCNLAYNVSHEVKTAPSTANFVPDLKAGTLDFVFSYVSYAVSQHFMYLKLPHWLNFGYYPNELSWYHSFSYVITESGEHYTIPGGPVYLYITIPEGASNVNQSINFIEFLVKNVNELSQFSVTPITHPVLYYQSKSDVPSQILNMLNNGELTYGGNFSAA
- a CDS encoding respiratory chain complex I subunit 1 family protein, yielding MLQVLEETAVQIVGVLILSPLVVGIYEKSKARVEGRVGPRVLQPFYDLSKLFRRKELVIPENASTLFLYAPYIAMGIYLTISFVIPVVYPEPIYLTPTVDFLGGAILFSLAGFIKSVGALDTGSNFSALGVSRGLSFSYLSEATLITVFFGVALITGTNNPYVTLSYLVSNPEAYLSIDHILITVAFFMLWLFETGKLPVESSGLSEMGMIDGGITYEYSGKLLGLMEFSSMIKQYLLGSVFLNVFAFPWFMQTGVLGSIEDVGIMLGKWLILIAVTVVINTSLAKLRLYKVQDFLAVAFVLSVISLIITIVGGL
- a CDS encoding fibronectin type III domain-containing protein, yielding MKWRHASIALVFVLSLISFLSPIASASISGVQVSQISLPQPIFGDTSVSYDNSLVLIGENTNLGSNVIEYQGGTWQPLPPIPVNLCFPSAVVYQGKIYVIGGVLPSGKINDVVYVFNGTSWSSVGQPEPNPAYGSYIFVYNGEIYVVGGSVTTSSIYFATPPSSAVRVFNPSSGSWNVIGEAPYPMGDGGYVFNGTDLIVVGGYLGGYSASYTNQVSMYDPSSNTWYSLTPFPMQLGYPQVAYLNGVLFVAGGIMFTTVGLDEGRVYYMVNGSWYQSYNYENPPLFQSSYVQIGNELYVVGGYNGDTSEVSSVVDVLKINVPPLVPSQPNVIASNETALIQWSPVNFSSGYYLRVTHDGIQSVIKVGNVTSYNLTGLVDGQTYDVSVMAYNQAGNSSWSPTDTFTPLAVPNPPNVVSVKLGDLNVSINFSSPQFDGGSPVKGFYVYLENSTFRESFKLPYGSNYFNFTGLQNGSAYRVKLIAFNSLGNSSPSVLDFVAVGKPVISLYSQSTSKGLLIRWGSNLYSNYTVKVFSRTSLVYSGNFSNLTGTLIKIPFGVYKVLVIARNPAGVTESTLNVNYFLPPSMPFPLVEVANGNLTVYIPKTPDVQYYKVYLDGNLTYTGNKTEFSMPISPDINYNLSVVAVNPVGSSTPFTAVVSYHSHPTVTPHGKVINRTAYISIKDPQLPVVDSISIIVLTISALWIVQQILRKEAESKDS
- a CDS encoding ABC transporter permease, yielding MEGTSVRPKVNTLKLISIFSAILLLLPIVYLLYYGYGPFLVSKEVLNKLLVSSIEFTFFSAGVSVVTVVGIFTPLAYFLARHSNPIVEAIVDIPASIPHPLVGVALVFIDSPITPLGKFLYYHGIVFYYSYLGVFLALMIVTSPIYIRSMENFFKSLPDDPEIYAMSFGYSEFYVFSRVVLRRSLGGMLSGGLTSVARAISEFGSVVIIAPYVTGWVFNGDCTSSIYIYNEFQTYFNASVTAAATLIVFSMILISVIRIVNYLLQRRGLI
- a CDS encoding TM1812 family CRISPR-associated protein: MKCLLYIAGDVNNYNPVRYIINGREEFTFIAAHALSQVLNPDRVVALLPDSLIVEEGNSVNVDNLVKAYRDLLRKRASKLQSQLSEDKQKGLEEFIQKMEVRYIPNIGVGSATLSRNGEVVVNEDGKNGGGVVKKPYKREGNPTFVFNVIYSVFKELESDDCDEFLVDLTHGTNVLVSITLSVGSLFNSSFFSAPVIGNPGTQEVRVLDLTEVVKATKDSLMISSSIEKLDERYFKDYSSSLRGLNPNTFNGDEVYVIKNIKGADPGKVINLLRDIRNGFSVNAMRDIEDVNENIESIKQDVDKLRSFFSEWYKHQTLDVREIVLSNFYSTFKVERITSNMEDDITSLMKLLKLYIDASMYDKAFSLARELPVAFCMKLRGGGTFDAEDNKYEKCDNLVTSYFNSYHSEVLKYRNVLMHGGLSIDLKVNVSPDGKLSISKENQIRLGRLEEESKKLENYEEEIMNEIKNVGESGNESKNK
- a CDS encoding SDR family NAD(P)-dependent oxidoreductase, which codes for MPIAIVTGASKGIGRSTVCMLKDKGFTVIAISRSTPDIGDVKLSVDVIDRETVAKVVEDTVSRFGRIDVLVNNAGFGVYGKFTDTPLQEEEYMIKTNFLAPIVITKLVLPYMLKQKEGSIVNVVSEAAYVSTTTLAVYSATKAGLSSFTNSLWATVSKLGIKVSGVYPGPVKTNFTSHPSFSSMAQNGFDKFAVEPEAVAKAIWKGITTGKREIYVPSKLRVDPYFLKLSLIMQDFTYRIIRRYF